One region of Mycolicibacterium insubricum genomic DNA includes:
- the ribH gene encoding 6,7-dimethyl-8-ribityllumazine synthase: MSGYGIPDLPDIDASGLTLALVASTWHDEICTALLDGARRTAAVLGVEEPTVVRVMGAIELPVVAQELARSHDAVVALGVVIRGGTPHFEYVCDAVTAGLTRVSLDEATPVANGVLTCNTEEQALDRAGLPDSAEDKGGQAAAAALSTAATLRELRALR, translated from the coding sequence GTGAGCGGGTACGGGATTCCGGACCTGCCCGACATCGACGCATCGGGACTGACGCTGGCTCTGGTCGCCAGCACCTGGCACGACGAGATCTGCACCGCCCTGCTCGACGGCGCCCGGCGCACCGCCGCGGTGCTCGGCGTTGAGGAGCCTACGGTGGTGCGGGTGATGGGCGCCATCGAACTGCCGGTGGTGGCACAGGAACTGGCCCGCAGCCATGACGCCGTCGTCGCGCTCGGCGTGGTGATCCGCGGTGGCACACCGCATTTCGAGTACGTGTGCGATGCCGTCACCGCCGGGCTGACTCGGGTGTCGCTGGACGAAGCCACCCCGGTCGCCAACGGTGTGCTGACCTGCAACACCGAAGAACAGGCGCTGGATCGTGCCGGCCTGCCGGATTCCGCCGAGGACAAGGGCGGCCAGGCCGCCGCGGCGGCGCTGAGCACCGCGGCCACCCTGCGAGAACTGCGTGCCCTACGGTGA